TCGAGCAAGGCGGCCTGGGTCTTCGGCGGCGCGCGGTTGATCTCGTCGGCCAACACGACGTTCGCGAACACCGGGCCGGGCGTGAAGTGGAACTCGCCGGTCTCCTCCTCGAAGACGTACGAGCCGGTGATGTCGGAGGGCATCAGGTCCGGCGTAAACTGGATCCGGGCGAACTCGAGGCCGAGCGCGGTGGCGAACGACCGCGCCGTCAGCGTCTTGCCCGTACCGGGCACGTCCTCGAGCAGCACGTGCCCGCGGGCGAGCACCCCCGCGATGACTTCCTCGAGGACGGTTCGGTCGGCGACGACGGCGGAGAGAATCTCGTCGACGACGGCCTCCACCGTCGCCGCGGCGTCGGGGACTGACATACCGATACCGTGTCCTACGAAAACTTATATCTCCCGACGGCCGACACGATCGCCGTTGCCGTCGTAGGGCCGTCGAACTCGACCCGTCTCAGTCGTCGAACCCGGCTGACGCGGCGTCGTTCGACGGGCCGCTCCGATAGACCGCGTAGAGGACCAGCACCGCGATCAGGAAGTCGAACCCGTGTTCGACGAGGTGGTGGACCGTCATCGGGATCAGGCCGAGGACCGTCCCCAGGCCGGTCACCGACCGGACGACCAGAACGCCGAGGACGATCGTGATCAGGAGATACCGGAAGGTCCGGCGCCGGGAGTAGGCGACCAGGCCGGCCACGAACAGGGCGGTCGTCCCGAGCACGGCCAGGACGATGACGGCGATGAGGACGGGGGCGAGCTGGGGGTTCAGCCAGTCGCCGAAGAGCGCCGCCGGCGTCGACGGTGTGAGCGTCATGCGATCGATACCGGACATGGGCGAGACGGATACCTATTCGCTTCGGTGCGTCGCGCGCTCCCGCTTCGGCGACTTCCCCGGACGCTCGTGTGCGCGTGAAAACGCCGACCGGGGCGCGACCCTCGGTTCTCGACGCCTGGGAACGCCCCGAACCCGTTATATGTCCCCCGGCGCTACCGACGAGACGACCCACGGGACGGGCACTCGCTACCGATGACCGACACACGACAGAAGATCCGCGCCCACGTCGGCGCGAACGCCGGCGTTCACTTCAACGAACTCGTTCGGGAGTCCGACTTCGCACCGGGTCAGGTGCAGTATCACGTCCGGCGACTGCTCGACGACGAGCGGCTCGTCCGCGAGGAGTTCTACGGTCGGACCCACTACTACCCCCCGAAGTACGACGCGTGGGAGCGGGCCGCGCTGGCGTTATTCCGTCGGGAGACCGCCCGCGAGATCGTCGTCTACCTGATCGAGCACGAACCGGCCGCACCAGGCGACGTCGCCGACGCTCTCGGGATCGCACGCAGTACGCTGGAGTATCATCTGGATCGCCTGGTCGAACACGGAATCGTCGAGAAGCGCTACGACGATCGCAACCGGGTCCAACTCGAACTCGCTGCGCCCGAAGCGACGGGCGAACTCCTGACGACGGTGACGCCGACGGTCCCCGATCGGTTCGTCGATCGGTTCACGCGGCTCGTCGACGAGTTGCTCGCGGGGACCGGCAACTCGCAGTAAGGACATCGCGTTTTCGACCTCCATAATCGCCGCCGTACAGCCCGCAGCCGTCGCTTTCCGTACTCACTGCATTCCGGGCGTGTCCTCGAGCCGGTCGTAGTGGTCGTTCATCACGGATAGCGTCGCGATCAGCGCGCCGAGGACGACCGGGCCATAGAACAGGCCCATGACGCCGAAGGCGTAGACCCCGCCGAGGACGCCGAGGATGATGACCGCGGGGTTGAGTTCGGCGTACCGGTCGACCAGAATCGGCCGGAGGTAGTCGTCCGAGAGGCCGACGACGACCGCGCTGTAGGCGAACAGCGCCGCCGCCAGCAGCGGCTCGCCGGTCAGGAAGAGATACCCCACGGCGGGCCCCCAGATGAGGAACGAGCCGATGAGCGGGATCAGCGAGAGGATGATCATGACGAACGTCCAGAACGCGGCGTTGGGAATTCCGGTCGCTAACAATCCGAGACCGGCGATGGTTCCCTGGATGATCGCGATCAGTACGTGGCCGGCGAGGACCGCCCACATGACCTCGTCTAACTTCCGATAGAAATCGTCCTGCGCATCGTCGGGCAGCGGCGTCAGTTCCCGCAGCCAGGCCAACAGATCGCTGCCGTCCTTGAGCAGGTAGTACAGCAGGAAGATCGCGAGCCCCAGCCCGATCAGGGTGTGCGTGATCGTGCTGAACCACTCGGTCGAGCGCTCGAGGACCACCGTACCGGCGCTCTGTGCGGCGTCGGCGAGCGCCGACGGGAGGTCGACCGACTGTCCGGTCTGTTCCTCGATCGCCCGCTCGAGTTCGATCAGTTGGAGGTCGTCCGTGTTGACCCGCTCGAGGAGTCGCCTGGCGTCGCTGGCGACCGCCACGCCGATGGCCAGCAGCGGGACGACGAAGCCGGCGACCGCGAGCCCGACGAGCCCGAAGGCGGAGATCGACGGCGAGATGCGGTTCTCAAGCCGTTTCTGGGCCGGATAGAGGACGTACGCGAGGAGGATGGCCCCGAGGACGTACTGGAAGAACGGGAGCACGAGCAACAGCGAGAGGTACACGAAGAGGGCAACGAGGACGAGGAGAAATCCCTTACTGAGATTCACATCGGTTATTTGCACCGTACCCGAGATAAAACTACGGCCGTAACTTATCTCCAGTCGGGACTGTCGTAATCACCCGTCACACGGCTTCAAGGGTCTGGTTCGCGAACGACTAGTTGGATGTCGACCCAGCTCGATCCTCTTTCGCTCTCGGCCGATCTCCTGTATACGGTCAAGACCGAGGGCGACGCCGAGCCGTTGCGGGAGCACCTCGCGACGCTCGAGCGATCGCAGCTGGAGCGGGCGCTGTCCAGCCGCGAGGGGAAACTCGCCTTCTGGCTCAACTGTTACAACGCGTACGCCCAGCTCCTGTTGGAGGAGGAAGACGACGATCTGTTCGACGGCGGGCTGGTCAACCGCTGGAAGTTCTTCGCGCGCGATCGGATCCCGGTCAGCGGGGCCTGGCTGAGTCTCAACGACATCGAACACGGACTGCTCCGTAGTTCGAAGCATTCCTGGGGATTCGGCTACCTGCCGCGCCTGTTCCCCTCCTCGTTCGAACGGCAGTTCCGCCTCCCGGAGTGCGATCCCCGGATTCACTTCGCGCTGAGCCACGGTGCCGAGCACTGTCCGCCGATCGCCGTCTACTCTCCCCGCGACGTCGACGAGGAACTCGACATCGCCATCGAGTGGTTCTTAGAGGAGAACGTCACCTACGACGCCGAGGGCGACACGGCGACGATCCCGCGGCGCTTCCGGCAGTTCCGCGGCGACTTCGGCGGGCGACGCGGCATCGTCGACTTCCTCCGCGAGTACAACGCCGTCCCGGACGACGCCGACACCAGGCCGTCTCTCGAGTACGAACGCGTCGATCGGTCCGCGGAGCTCGACGTCAATTTAGAGGGCGACGAAGTCCGCCCGTAGTCGGCGTCGACGCGTCGCGAACTCGTCGCCGCCTCGCGATCGGTTCGTCTCGTCGGCACGCGGTGACCGCATTCGTAACGATACCAGTAGTTGGTAAGACGGTTTCTTTATTCAGCGTGAGGAGTGAAACTCGCGTTCAGTATAGATGAAGGACATTGCAGTGCTACGGAACGATCGTCACGGGAACGGACGATCTTTTTACGACGGCTTTCGCCACACTACCGAGTAATGCTTCCTCCATACCGGATCGGCCACGACTGCCCATGACGATGTGATCCACTCCCATGTTCTCGGTATATTCGAGGATTTTCTCATCAGGCGCTCCCGCCTCAATCACTGTTTTGATTTCACGGTCACGTGCTGCACCCTTGCTACGGTACTCGTCAAAGATCTGTTCGATGACTTCACGTCGCTCCTGCTCGATTTGTCGAGATTTCTCGTAGTCAAACCCCTCAGCGCGCACCTGGTTGAACACGGTGAGCGGATTGAGGACGTGCAAGAGAGTTATTGTCGGCTCCGGTATCTCTTCTAAAACGTATTCAAAGGCGCTCTCAGAACTGGATGAGGAGTCTACCGGAACGAGGATATGCTGTTCCATGTCTATCATTCGCTCCGAATGGGCACCAATCTTTCCATTGGGTGTAATATATAGCACAGATTCGAATGAAACAGACACATTCGTGAACATTAATAAGACTGTCGTGCTAAGATACTCAGACATCGGTGTGTGCTGCATACGCGCCTTGTGTTCGGCACGATACTACGGTTACATCCCGTATACGATGAATCCGTCAGCGGTCAATACCACACGTACTTATCAAACCGCCCGACTCAGTTTCAGATAATAATTCTGAATAAAGAAACCGCGCTACTATCTACTGATACCGAGACGCGATTACGGCCGCGCCCGACTCACTCGTCTCGCGCTTTCCGTTCGATGGTCGCTGTCGGCGCGCTGCGCATCACGCTCCGGGCCGCTCGCTCGGCGTTCGACCGCGAGGCGTACCCTTCGCCGCTGTCGGCGACGATGTTCCCGTTCCAGTGGACCAGGCGCCAGCGCCACTGGCCCGCTCTGTCCTCGTAGACCTCGAAGCGGCTGGTCCGACCGGTCTCGGCCGGCTCTCCCGGTTCAGTTTCGGTTTCGGCCTCGGCCTCGGCTCCGCTGTCCGCGTCCGTAGCGGCCGTCTCGTCGGCGCCGGCCGCCGCCTCGCCCTCGCGGCCCCCCTGATCGGCCATCCTTTCGAGCGGCATCACCGCCGCAGCGGGATCGACGTCCCGGTGCTCGTCCTCCCCCTCATCCTCGCCCTCGGCGCGGGCCTGGCCCGTGCCCGACTCGTCCGGTTCCCGATCGGAGACCCGCACGCTCGTCCCGTCGGGGTCGTCCCACTCCAGTTCCAGTTCGAGTTCGCCGACGGGCGGCTCCGCCGCGGCGTCGCGCTCGGCCTCGAACTCGGCGACGACGCGCTCGGGAACCGCAATGTGTGCGGTCCGATCGTCGCTGTCCATGCGGACGGGACGGCCGTTCTCGAACGCGGTCGCGAACTCGCGGAAGACGGCGGCGAGGTCCGCGCGGTCGTACGCACGCTCGAGTTCGAACTCGGTGGATTCGCCTCCGTCGTCCGCGTTCGATTCGTCCGGTCGATCGGCGTCGTCGGGTGTCTCAGCCATAGCGGCGCTACGACGGACGGCGAGTTAGTGGTTCGTGTCACCGCTGACCGCCGTAGTCGGAGCGTTTTTGTCGCCGCGCTGTCTTCGCTCGGCCGTGACTTCCCGCGACCGCCAGGCCGACCGAGCGGCGGTGTTCGACCGCGACGGACACGCCTGTTGCCACTGCGGCACCGGCGACGACGCGACGCCCCTCCGAACGTACGCCGTCGACGGCGTTTCCGACGCCGGCGACCGAGAGCAGGATCGGGCCCACGAGAGCGCGCTCGTGACCGTCTGCGGAGACTGCTACGCGACGCTCGACGCACCGCCCGCGGCGGACCCGATCAGGGACGGCGAACTATTTCGCATCGTCCGCGAGACCACGCGGGTCCAGAGCGCGACCATCGCCGACGTGGCTTCGTTCGCGTCGCTCGCGACCTCGCTACCGACCCTCGACGCCGAGCCTGCCGACGCGGTGGCCGAGTCAATCGCGGAGTACCGCCGCACCCGCCGCGACGTGTCGCTCGCGCTCGATATCGTCACCGCTCGCCTCGAGCGACTCGACGCGATCGAGGAGAACGCGTTCGACCCCGAGGTCCGAGCTGCGCTCGCGGCCTTCGCCGAGACGGCGGCGACGCTCCAGTCGACGCTCCGCAAGGTCGTCGCGCTCGGCGAGACGGTCGCGAGCGGGCTCGATCGCTGTCACGGCTGTTTCGAGCGACTCGAGAGCGACGGCGAGAGCGGTGGCCGCCGGACGGCGTGTCCGGTCTGCGGGCTCGCGGCGTCCGAGACGGCCGACTGGGAACGAGACGGTATCGTCGCGTTCGACCGGCTGTTCGCGACGATCAACGAGACGCTGCAGGACGCTGCCGCGACGACCGAGACACTGACGACGCAGACGACGACGCTGGCCGAACAGCTCACGGCTCAGTGAACGGTCCGAATCCGGTACGACCGACTCGTCAGGAATCGGCGCTGTCGCTCCCGCTGAAATTCGCGATCGTCTCCTCGGAGACCCCACCCCGCGAGAACAGCGTGACGATGTCGTCGGGCCGGATCTCCGTGTCGCCGTGGGGCGTCACCACGGAGTCGTCGCGCTCGATCGCGATGACGAGCGTGTCGTCGGAGAGGGTGTCACTGCGGGCCGCGTCCTGAATGCTCGTCCCGGCGACCCGGGCGTCCCGATCGACCGTGACTTCGGCGACTTCGGCGTCGCCCGAGAGGCTGATAAAGTCCGTGAGCACGGCGTCCCGCGGGCCATCGTCGGGCCCGTAGGGCGAGTACGCGCAGGTCGTTTCGGTCTGGACCAGAACCTCGTCCTCGATCTCGACACCGAGGTCCGACAGCGAGCGCGCGATCCGGCGCAGATCTTCGGTGTCCTTCCCGACCGCGAGCACGTGTAAGTTCCGCCGGCCGGTCATCAGCTCGCGGACGTTGACGACGCCCGGAATGATCCGCGCCTGGCGTGCGATCGATTCGCGCTCGGAGACCGGGGCGTTGCACATGAAGAGGTTGGGGAGATGGGCCTCGGCCCGTTCGAAGTCGATAGCCGCGTGATAGCCGGTGATGACGTCCCGGTCCTCGAGTTGGGCGATGCGGTTGCGGATCGTGCCGGGGGAGACGTTCACGTCGTCGGCGATCGTCGGGGCCGACGTGTTTCGGGCGTCGTCCATCAACGCGTGGATGATTCGACGATCGATCTCGTCGAGTCAGTGGTCCATATACTTCGCTCGTACTCGGAGCGATACTATATGCTCCGTTGATTCACCGCGGTATCGGCGGCTTTCGGCCGGCATCGGTCACCGCATCGCGAGGGGGACGCAACTGAGAACTGAGCGACAGCGCTACAGTTGGGTCGCGGCCTCGAGCGTGATGTCGATCGCTCGGCCGACGTTGTTCTTCGCCTTGTCCGGCAGTTCGTCGTCCTCGGTGTTCGTCCCCTTCTGCGTGCCCTCGACCAGGTTCCCGTCGACGGTACAGATCGCGCCGGCGCGCAGGCCCTTGCGGCGGGCAAGCGAGAAGACGGCGGCGGCCTCCATCTCGACCGCGAGCAGGCCGGCGGCCTCCCAGTCGTCGACGTGCTCGTCGGTTTCGGCGTAGAAGGCGTCGTCGGAGACGATGGGGCCGACGTGGACGTCCTCGTCGTTCGCTTCGGCGGAGTCGACCAGCGCCGAGAGCACGTCGTAGTCCGGTACCGCGGGGTACTCGGCGGCCTCGTAGCGCTTGCTCGTGCCCTCGTTTTTCGCGGCGCCGGTCGCGACGATCATGTCGCCGATCTCGATCTCCGACTGGAGGGCGCCGGTCGTCCCGACGCGGACGAACGTCTCGACGCCGACGTTTGCTAGCTCCTCGATGGCGATCGCGGCGGAGGGGCAGCCGATCCCCGTCGAGCAAATCGTCAGCTCCCGACCCTCGTAGGTGGCGTTGACGATCTTGTACTCGCGGTTGCTCGCGACCGTCTCCGCCTCGTCGCAGTGGTCGGCGATGCGATCGACCCGTCCCGGATCGCCCGGGATGAGCGCGATGTCTGTCAGCTCTCCGTCGTCGACCAGCAGGTGTGGCTGCGTCGCCATACCGTCGCGTTCCGCGGGCTGCGAGAAAAAAGGTTCGAGGAAGGGTCGAGGAGCGGCCGATTCGAATCGGCGATCCTCAACGCCACCCCGGGTCCCCGCATCCGCTCGGTGTGATAGTGGTGGTGTGGGTGTCGCAAACGGCAGTCGGTCGTCGGTTGTCGGTCAGTGATCACCGCTGGGGGATCGATCAGCCGGACGCACGTCGACGCGCTCGGGTCGGATCGTGACCACTGCGTCGTCGAGTTCGAACTCGACCAGGCCGGTCGCCCGCGCGGTGCCGCGATTGGTCTCGGCGAAGAGACTGTCGAGCGCGTCCGGATCGATGTAGTCGTACAGCTGCGTGCTGGCGCCGGTTACGTCGTCTCCGTAATACCGGGCCAGCGCCATCGCAGCGGCGATACTCGGCGGTTCATCCGCACCTCGTTCGTACTGGACCGGTCGTCGGAGACCGCATCCGTTGGACTGGTTTACCCTTCCTTCCGTCATGTCTCTCAGTCACGAGATCGTGACCATTCACTCGAGTGGGCAACGGCGCCGCCCATATAACTACCGTCAGACAACATCGGGTGAGAACCGCCCGATGGAAGCTGATTTTAGGTGTTCTAGGGATACTAAGTAGGTACCGGTCACGTTCGCCGACTGAGAACGTCCTCGACCGCCGCCGCCGTCGGCGCGCTCCGCGCTCCGTCGCGGCCCGCGGTCAGCGCACCACAGGCGTTTCCGTACGCGAGCGCGCGGTCGATCGCCGCATCCTCGATCCAGGTTGCGAGAAAACCCGCGGCGAAGGCGTCGCCCGCCCCGGCCGTGTCGACGGGTTCGACGTCGAACCCCTCGTGGACGAACTCGCCGTCCGGGGTGTACGCCTCCGCCCCGTCGGCCCCGCAGGTGACGACGACGATCTGCTCGTCGGCCGCCGGGTCGATCGACTCGGCCTCGAACAGGGCCGTCGCCTCCCGGTCGGTCAGGAAGATAATATCGGCGAGTGAGAGCGCCTCACCGTAGTCTCGGTCCGCGAGCCGACGGCCCGGGTCGAAACTGACCGGCACGTCGGCCTCGCTGGCGAGCCTGGCGATCGCCGCGGCCGTGTTCGGGCGCTGCCCCGTGAGGTGGACGTGGTCGGCCGCGCGGATGCGAGCCGGTTCGAGGTCCGCCGGAGTGACGGCCTCGTTGACCCCGTCGTTACCGAGGATCGCGACCTCGCCGCTCTCGTCGACCAGCAGGTACTTGACGGCCGTGTCGGCTCCGTCGATGACCCGGACGCCCCCGATGGAGACGCCGGCGTCCTCGAGTTCGCGCCTGGCGAGCAGGCCGTTGTCGTCGTCGCCGACGCTACCGATCAGTCCGGCGTCGACGTCGAGTCCGGCGAGGGCGGCGGCGACGTTGGCGGCGCTGCCGCCGCCGGACTGGCGTTGCGAGCGGATCGAGGCTTCGCCGTCGGGTTCGGGGAGTCTGTCGACGCGAAGGGTCACGTCCCAGTTGACGTGGCCGGCGGTGAGTACGGTGACCGAATCCATTCCACGATGCTGGAGAAACGATACCGGCCGGGAAAAACCTAGGTGACTGCCTGCGACGCCCGAGGATCCGCGCGCAATCGCGATCGGCCAATCGCTGCAGGAAGCGGGGCTGACGGCCGCTCAGGTCACGATGAACAGCAACACGTTGTGGACGGCCGGACCGAGCCCGACCGCGGCGACCAGCGCCAGAAGCGTCCGGGCCTGTCGGGGCTGTTCTTCGACGTACTCCCGGAACAGCCCGAGGATGACCAGCCCGAGGACGACCTTGACGAGGACGAACAGCCAGCCGGCGCCGACGTACTCGGCGGTCGGCAGCGACTCGCCGGCCTCGAGGATCAGGAGGGACAGCGGGACGTCCTCGCCGACCGCGAGCACATCGTAGCCGATCGCGGTCGTGACGCCGTCTAAGGTGTGGGCGAAGACGACGAGCACGCCGGTCGCGCCCGTGGTCGCCGCAACGTCGGTAAACCAGAGACTCAGCGCGATCCAGGCGATGGTGGTGACGATACCGGTGACGACGACGGCGATGACGGGCCAGAACGGATCGAACGTCCCCGCGTCGATACTCTGGAGGATCGCGACCATCGCGAAGACGGTGAAAAACGCCGTCCCGGCGACGCCGACGAACCTGGCGATCGTCGGCTGAAGCCCGCCGATGTGGAGGAAGACCGCGACGATCCAGACGATTCCAGCGACGATCGCCGTCACGACGTAGACCATCGGCGCGCTGAACAGCGGTTCGATGGCCGGCGGAAACGCGTCCAGCTTGTAGAGGACGTGCAGCGCCGCCCCGAACATCATCCACGGCGCGAAGGCCAGGACCGACCGATCGGTCACCGGCGGGTCGATCGCCCACAGCAGCGCGACGACGCCCCCGAGAATCACGACGGCCGGAACGAGCAGATACCACGGCGGAACGACAAATCCCTCGGGCAAGACCATATAGGGGCTACTGGGTCACACCAGTCACTAACACTTTCCGATTAGCGACGATTCACGAGCGCGAGAGATACACCGCTGAGATGGAGACCGGGATTCCCAGAATAGCGGAAATCGATCGTCTCACGCTTCCCAGGGTTCGTCCGTCGTCTCGCCAAAGAGCTCTCGCATGAGTGTCACGATGCTCTCCGGCGGGAACTGGCCGCGCTCGGTGACGATCGCGTCGACGTACCGCGGCGGGGTGACGTCGAAGGCAGGGTTCTCGACGACCAGGCCGTCGTCCGCATCGTCGAGGTCGTCCTCGGCGGCGAGCACCTCCCGCTCGTCGCGCATCTCGATCTCGACGGTGTGGCCGGTCATCGTGTCAGGGTGGAGCTTGATCGTCTGGGCCGCGACCATCACCGGCACGCCCCGCTCGCGGGCGTTGACCGCCAGGCCGCTGGTCCCGACCTTGTTGACGACGCTGCCGTCGGCCGCGATGCTGTCGGCGCCGACGAGCACGTGATCTGCCCGGTCTAAGTACCGGCGGGCCGCGTTGTCGACGATCAGCGTCACCGGGACGTCCCGCTCGCGCAACTGTCGAGCCGTGATGTGGCCCTGCTTGCGCGGCCTGGTCTCCTTGACGATCGCTTCGATCTCCTTGCCCGCGTCGAGGGCGGCCTCGATACACGAGAGAGCGTCCGTCGAGTGGCAGTGAGTCATCACGATGTCCCCGTCGCGCAGTCGGTTCGCGCCGATCTCGCCGAGTTTGTCCTGGGCCTGGTCGAGGTCGCGCCGGAACGCCTCGGCGCGGGCGATCGTCGATTTCCGCAGGTCGGCGACGGTCTCGCCGTCCGTTCCGCGGAGCACGTACCGGAGAGCGTTCGGGAGGCTGACCGCGGTCGGCCTGGTCTCGTAGAGCGACTTCGCGGCGGCTCGCAGCTGGCGGCGGAACGCCGCCGGGGTCTCGGCCTCGGACCGGTCGGCCTGGCTCGCCAGCGCCGCCGCGGCCGCGTCGGCGATCGTCGCCGCGCCGCGGATCCGCATCGCGGCGATGTCCTCGGCGGTGGATTCGACGGTCGGGGCGACGCCGGGATCGTCGTCGGCCATGCGGACGAGTTACACCCCGCCGGTGAAAAGTGATCGGGCGGCTTTTTGCCCGTCGGGCGAGTCGGGCCGGGTATGGATCGCAGCGAACTCGCCCCCCTGATCGACCACACCGTCCTCGGCCCGGAGACGACCCCCGCCGACGTCCGCGAGGTCCTCGACGCGGCCGCCGAACACGGCATGAACGCCTGTATCCCACCGTACGCGATCGAACTGGCTGCCGATTACGCCCCCGACGTGACCCTCGCGACGGTGATCGGTTTCCCCCACGGCCAACACGCCCCCGAGGTGAAACGCCGCGAAGGCGTGGCGGCCTGGCAGGACGGCGCGGACGAGCTCGACGTCGTGATCAACGTCGGTCGCCTGCGGGCGGGCGACGACGAGGCCGTCAGGAAGGAGCTCGCGGAACTGGTCGCGGCCGTCCCGATCCCGGTGAAGGTGATCATCGAGACCGCGCTCCTGACCGACGACGAGAAGCGGCGAGCCTGCGAGGCCGCCGAAGAAGCCGACGCCGCGATGGTCAAGACCTCGACCGGGTTCGCCGACGGGGGCGCTACCGTCGACGACGTCGAACTCATGAGCGAGTTCCTCCCGGTCAAGGCCAGCGGCGGCATCGGCAGCTACGAGACGGCCGTGGACATGCTCGACGCCGGCGCCGAACGGATCGGCGCCTCCAGCGGCGTCGAGATCCTCGACGGCGCGCCGGAATAGCGCGGGCGACGTCCGATAGGTACTGTTTTGGTCGCTCCCCGTCCAACGGGAGGCTATGCGCGATCGAGTGCGGGCTCGCCTCGTCGCATTCGCGAGACGGCTCCGTCGGCTGGAGCGGCGCGAACTCGACGCCTTCTTCCGGTGGCTCGAACACACCGGGAACCTGTTGCACCTCTCGGTGCTCGTCTTCGTCCCCCTGCTGATCGCCGCGGTGACCTGGCTGGCCAACGCGACCGCGGCCATCTCGTTTCTGCTCTTCCCGCCGCTGGCCTCCGGGGCGTACACCCTCTTCGCCGATCCCGAGGGAACGTACGCCACGCCCTGGAAGTTCGTCGGCGGGATGACCGTCGGCGCCTGCTGTGGCTGGCTCGCGCTCGCACTCGCAAGCGCGATCGGGCTGGACGGCGGCGGCGTCAGCGCCTCCGGCGCCGCGCTCGGCGTCTTCTTCACCGGCACCTGCACCTGGGCGCTCGACTTGGAGGAGCCGACGGCGTTCTCGACCGCCCTGCTCGTGCTCGTGACCGGGAACGCACACGCGGCCTACGTCCTCGGCATCGTCGTCTCGAGTTCGTTCGTCGCGGTCGCGTTCGTCGCCTGGCGACGCCACTTCTACGAGGAGCGTGCCCGATATCTCTACGGGACGACCAGCGGGGACGATCACGTGTTCGTGCCGATGGGAAGCGACGATATCGACGGCGATGCCGACGGCACCGTCGACGAATCGGTCGCTCGCTTCGGCGCGTCGATCGCCGCCGCCCACGACGCCGGCAAGGTGGTCCTCTTCGACGTCGTCGACGAGGGCGCCGCAGCGGAGGCGGTCGGCGAGTCCGGCGGGAACGTCGGCCGGACCGAGTCGGCCGCTACTACGACCGAGCGCGTCGCCGGCGACGCCGCTCGCCGGCTGGAATCGCTCGCGGCCGAGTTAGAGGAGGCGTACGGCGTGCCCTGCGAGTTCGTCGTCGCTGCCGACGGCGGACTTTCTGCGAGTCTCGTCCTGCAGACGGCGCAGCGACAGAACTGCGATCTCATCGTCGCGCCTTACGCCGAGAGCGACCGCGGCGGCCTTTCGCCGTTCATCAAGGGGCTGTTCGACAGCGAGATCGACGTGATCGCCTTCCGGTCGAACGACGGCCGGGAGCGCTGGCGACACGGCCTGGTCGCGGCCCGCGGCGCCGGCGATACCGCGCGGGCGATGCTCGACTTCGCGATTCGGGTCACCGGGTCCCACC
This window of the Natrinema salifodinae genome carries:
- a CDS encoding DUF63 family protein — encoded protein: MVLPEGFVVPPWYLLVPAVVILGGVVALLWAIDPPVTDRSVLAFAPWMMFGAALHVLYKLDAFPPAIEPLFSAPMVYVVTAIVAGIVWIVAVFLHIGGLQPTIARFVGVAGTAFFTVFAMVAILQSIDAGTFDPFWPVIAVVVTGIVTTIAWIALSLWFTDVAATTGATGVLVVFAHTLDGVTTAIGYDVLAVGEDVPLSLLILEAGESLPTAEYVGAGWLFVLVKVVLGLVILGLFREYVEEQPRQARTLLALVAAVGLGPAVHNVLLFIVT
- a CDS encoding ribose 1,5-bisphosphate isomerase, which translates into the protein MADDDPGVAPTVESTAEDIAAMRIRGAATIADAAAAALASQADRSEAETPAAFRRQLRAAAKSLYETRPTAVSLPNALRYVLRGTDGETVADLRKSTIARAEAFRRDLDQAQDKLGEIGANRLRDGDIVMTHCHSTDALSCIEAALDAGKEIEAIVKETRPRKQGHITARQLRERDVPVTLIVDNAARRYLDRADHVLVGADSIAADGSVVNKVGTSGLAVNARERGVPVMVAAQTIKLHPDTMTGHTVEIEMRDEREVLAAEDDLDDADDGLVVENPAFDVTPPRYVDAIVTERGQFPPESIVTLMRELFGETTDEPWEA
- the deoC gene encoding deoxyribose-phosphate aldolase; the protein is MDRSELAPLIDHTVLGPETTPADVREVLDAAAEHGMNACIPPYAIELAADYAPDVTLATVIGFPHGQHAPEVKRREGVAAWQDGADELDVVINVGRLRAGDDEAVRKELAELVAAVPIPVKVIIETALLTDDEKRRACEAAEEADAAMVKTSTGFADGGATVDDVELMSEFLPVKASGGIGSYETAVDMLDAGAERIGASSGVEILDGAPE
- a CDS encoding HPP family protein gives rise to the protein MRDRVRARLVAFARRLRRLERRELDAFFRWLEHTGNLLHLSVLVFVPLLIAAVTWLANATAAISFLLFPPLASGAYTLFADPEGTYATPWKFVGGMTVGACCGWLALALASAIGLDGGGVSASGAALGVFFTGTCTWALDLEEPTAFSTALLVLVTGNAHAAYVLGIVVSSSFVAVAFVAWRRHFYEERARYLYGTTSGDDHVFVPMGSDDIDGDADGTVDESVARFGASIAAAHDAGKVVLFDVVDEGAAAEAVGESGGNVGRTESAATTTERVAGDAARRLESLAAELEEAYGVPCEFVVAADGGLSASLVLQTAQRQNCDLIVAPYAESDRGGLSPFIKGLFDSEIDVIAFRSNDGRERWRHGLVAARGAGDTARAMLDFAIRVTGSHRPISVCTCIDGESRRRTAESTLADLIDAFSGRFETHVVNAAVETYLTRVAPRYDVCFVGSSTDRTTASRFVSPPTFRKLRDLECDVAIVHRGRRR